The genomic interval ATTCAGTCAGAGTTATGCCTGCTGAAAATCTTGTTACATCGGTTGATTTTGGCATACGTTTCGGTGAATATGTCACGCTTAGAGGGGAAGGAGCCTTATCGGCTTACTCATCAAACCTTAATTCTGAAAAACTCGATAATGTTAAAGTTGATGTTCCTGAGTTCCTTTTTACTCCCAATGCCTCATCTCGTATCGATGGTGCTGGTATGTTAAGCCTCGATATCAATCCTTCAGCATATTGGTCTGTATCGTTAGGTGCCCGATGGGTTGGCCCGGGGTTTAATACCCTTGGGTATGCTCTAATGCCAAACGATTTGTTGGAGTATTCCCTTTCGCCAAGGTTGCGTCTATTTGGAAATAAATTGATCTTGCGCTCACGCATTGGGTTGCGCTACAATAACCTACGCGATAATCGCATGGCCACCACAAGCAGGTTTACCGGAATGCTAAGTGCTACATATCAGATTACCCGCATGTTTGGTATTGACGGAAACTACAGTAAGAACCAAATAGAGTCAGGGCATAAGATTGATACCCTACGCATATCAAATGTGTTTGACTCATTCACGCTTACTCCTCGATTATCGTTCCAGGCATTAGGGGGTAATAATAACGTTATGCTTACCTTCAGCTATCAGAATTCTTCCGATAAAAACGCATACACACAAAATCTCAATAATGTGAAAACAAGTGGGGTAAATGTGATTCACATTCTGACCTTCCCAAGTTCATTATCGTTAAGTACCACATTACTCTACAATAAAACCGCGATGGATTTATACACCTCCACAATAACGCATTTGAGCGAAACGGTTGGTAAGCGTTTCTTCAAGGATAGGTTAAATACTTCAGCAAGTATAGGAGTAAACTGGGTTGAGGTAACCAATAAAAGCACACAATTGGTATTCAGGGTGAATGCTACTTATAGCTTAAAAAAATATGGTAGTTTAAGTTTTTTTATAACCAACAACAGCTATCGGGGTTATGGCGTAATATCGCAAAACTACAGCGAGATATATGGCAACTTACAGTATAATATCAACTTTTAAAAATCACTAGCAATGAGAACCATTCTAAATATATTTAGTTCCATTTCCATAGTAATTCTGTTGTTACCAGCAAAGGTTCTGCCACAACAAATTGATAAATCGGGAGCAAACCATACCTCCATAAAGCTGATTGCCCGTGCAACATCTGATTCAGTAGTCCTACGTTGGGCCCCAACATCACCAGGAGGATGGTTTATTGCCAATACTGTTGGTTATCGTGTGGAACGATTCATGATGGAGGAGGGAAAAGATATAACCAGCAATGGTTACAAGCCCATTACCCAGGAGCCCATAAAGCCCATGCAGCTCGAAGCGTGGATGAAATATGCCGGCGTAAACAATAAATTTTCGGCTATAGCCGCCCAGGCATTGTATGGTAAATCGTTTATTCCAAGCCCCCTTAAATCGGACAGTCTGATTAATCTAAGGAATGCCGCCGATGAGTTAACAAACCGATACTCATTTGCACTTTTTGCTGCCGATAACGATTTGATTACCGCAAATGCTCTGGGGTTAAGGTTTGTTGATAGAGAGGTTATTCCCAACTGCCGATATATCTATCGGGTAATGTTGGTTGAAGCTACAAAGGCGATGACTTTTGATACAGCATACATAATGGTTGAAACCCAACCAGCCAAGGCTTTGACTTCCCCTGTTGGTTTCAACTATCGGAGCGGCGATGGTTCTATCCAACTTCTATGGCCTAATGCCCTTAACTCTGAGTATATTGGGTATTACCTCTATCGTTCCGATGATGGTGGCAAGACATTTTACGCTAAAAACCAAATGCCAATCGTACATGCTCAAAGTGCTAACCAGGTTGCTTCGGAAAATATACTCTATATCGATACTGCAACCGTAAACTACAAGGTTTACAGCTACCGTTTAGTTGGTGTAACTCCATTTGGAGAGTTAAGTGCACCCGCTGAGATAAAAGCATTCTCCCGCGATCTGACACCACCTGCTGCCCCAATACTGAAAAAAACAGTTCAAATAGCCTCAGGAAAGATTAAACTTTCATGGGATTATAAATCGCAACCTGCCGATTTAAAAGGTTTTGTTATTTCGCAAAGCGATAATGCCAATAACGGATACAGGTTTATTACTAACAAGCCGCTTTCCAAAAACACCCGGGAGTATGTAGTTGATATGGGCGATGATTTTGAGGCATACTTCATGGTAGCCTCTGTAGATACTGCAGGAAATTTGGGTTTTTCGCTTCCAATTTTAGCAACCCTTTCTGAAACTCCTGCTCCAAAAGCGCCACAGGATGTTAAGGGTAAAATCGATAAAAATGGTTATGTAACCCTAACGTGGAAACCCGTTAACTCTAAAAATATTACTGGCTATAGGATTTACAGGTCAAATGACCCTTCGCACGAGTTTATTGCCGTTAATGGCTTAATACATCCCGATACGGTATTTATCGACTCCATTTCGCTTAACACTTTATCAAAGAATATTTTTTACCGGGTTGCCGCTGTGAATAGCAGGTATCAGTATTCTGAACTATCACCAATCCTCAAACTCCGACGTCCCGATTCTAATCCTCCTGCTCCCGCTGTAATTAATGATGTTACTGTTACTGAAAAATCGGTTACTTTACACTGGCATTGTAGTCCAAGCATCGATGTGGCAATTCAACGATTATACCGTAGAACTGATAACGACTCGCAATGGGTTGTTATCGATAGCCTTAAACCGGGCATAAATAAATATGTTGATTTTAAGGTAGT from Tenuifilum sp. 4138str carries:
- a CDS encoding fibronectin type III domain-containing protein; this translates as MRTILNIFSSISIVILLLPAKVLPQQIDKSGANHTSIKLIARATSDSVVLRWAPTSPGGWFIANTVGYRVERFMMEEGKDITSNGYKPITQEPIKPMQLEAWMKYAGVNNKFSAIAAQALYGKSFIPSPLKSDSLINLRNAADELTNRYSFALFAADNDLITANALGLRFVDREVIPNCRYIYRVMLVEATKAMTFDTAYIMVETQPAKALTSPVGFNYRSGDGSIQLLWPNALNSEYIGYYLYRSDDGGKTFYAKNQMPIVHAQSANQVASENILYIDTATVNYKVYSYRLVGVTPFGELSAPAEIKAFSRDLTPPAAPILKKTVQIASGKIKLSWDYKSQPADLKGFVISQSDNANNGYRFITNKPLSKNTREYVVDMGDDFEAYFMVASVDTAGNLGFSLPILATLSETPAPKAPQDVKGKIDKNGYVTLTWKPVNSKNITGYRIYRSNDPSHEFIAVNGLIHPDTVFIDSISLNTLSKNIFYRVAAVNSRYQYSELSPILKLRRPDSNPPAPAVINDVTVTEKSVTLHWHCSPSIDVAIQRLYRRTDNDSQWVVIDSLKPGINKYVDFKVVPKTTYYYTIASVDSSGNVSKMANAVSARPYDTGKREPVKQLTAQYDRQSKSVTLKWQYPGITATSYWFVVYRANGDKGFVELKGLKPDILEFTDTSPLKGSNTYGIVVMTSDGGQSEMVVQKVVVPD